A window of Campylobacter cuniculorum DSM 23162 = LMG 24588 contains these coding sequences:
- the msrP gene encoding protein-methionine-sulfoxide reductase catalytic subunit MsrP produces MKEIAKYITPESFYKRRREFVKLGAGTLLSLSLIQSKLMALDFKNDENLDKLKISDEKLATSYVNFYEFSTDKRKAVEYAQKFNTQGWKVELSGEIEKPLILSMEDLLSFPLEERIYRLRCVEAWSMVVPWIGFELRHLIEKARPTNEAKFIKFTTLFDKTQFNDQNSFFPTLDYPYVESLRMDEALHPLTLMAVGMYKKPLLGQNGAPIRLVVPWKYGFKSIKSLVKIEFVKERPKTTWELYAPHEYGFYANVNPEVSHPRWSQAHERILGSFSTQKTLLFNGYEKEVASLYAGMDLKKNF; encoded by the coding sequence ATGAAAGAAATTGCAAAATACATCACTCCCGAGAGCTTTTATAAAAGAAGAAGAGAATTTGTCAAACTTGGAGCTGGAACCTTGCTTAGTTTATCTTTGATTCAATCAAAACTTATGGCACTTGATTTTAAAAATGATGAAAATTTAGACAAACTTAAAATTAGCGATGAAAAACTTGCAACGAGCTACGTGAATTTTTATGAATTTTCAACAGACAAAAGAAAGGCTGTTGAATATGCTCAAAAATTTAATACTCAAGGCTGGAAAGTGGAGCTTAGCGGAGAGATTGAAAAGCCTTTGATTTTGAGTATGGAGGATTTATTGAGTTTTCCTTTGGAGGAAAGAATTTATCGTTTGCGTTGCGTTGAAGCTTGGTCTATGGTAGTGCCTTGGATAGGTTTTGAATTAAGACATTTGATAGAAAAAGCACGACCGACAAATGAAGCAAAATTTATTAAATTCACAACGCTTTTTGATAAAACACAATTTAATGACCAAAATTCATTTTTTCCAACTTTGGATTATCCTTATGTTGAATCCCTTAGAATGGACGAAGCTTTGCACCCTCTGACCTTGATGGCAGTTGGAATGTATAAAAAACCTTTGCTTGGACAAAATGGAGCTCCTATACGTTTAGTTGTGCCTTGGAAATATGGTTTTAAAAGCATAAAATCTCTAGTAAAAATTGAATTTGTTAAGGAGCGTCCTAAGACCACTTGGGAGCTTTATGCACCTCATGAATATGGATTTTATGCTAATGTTAATCCTGAAGTTTCTCATCCTAGATGGTCACAGGCACATGAAAGAATTTTAGGCAGTTTTTCAACTCAAAAAACCTTACTTTTCAATGGTTATGAAAAGGAGGTTGCTTCACTCTATGCAGGTATGGATTTGAAGAAAAATTTTTAA
- a CDS encoding ferric reductase-like transmembrane domain-containing protein, whose protein sequence is MSLNTKFFAQFAFFTFILSLIYSAFRVIDNVLYGFDLIKELYFYSGIFGLLYLILSLFFALFKFKYTKQYPKFLGIFCGIWIFIHFFVYFAFSKNLNGLRMFEDITQRPFEASGFIAFVLIFLMFLSSFDFFKKLSKIRKLGYLCLLFASYHYFLSSKIPMFWQYLALSVAVILFVCRYIKSFYQKKF, encoded by the coding sequence ATGTCCTTAAATACTAAATTTTTTGCTCAATTTGCCTTTTTTACTTTTATATTAAGCCTTATTTATAGTGCTTTTCGTGTGATAGATAATGTCCTTTATGGATTTGATTTAATCAAAGAGCTTTATTTTTATAGTGGAATTTTTGGGCTTTTGTATTTAATTTTGAGTTTATTTTTTGCTCTTTTTAAATTCAAATACACAAAACAATATCCTAAATTTCTAGGAATTTTTTGTGGAATTTGGATTTTTATCCATTTTTTTGTCTATTTTGCCTTTTCAAAAAATTTAAATGGATTAAGAATGTTTGAAGACATCACTCAAAGACCCTTTGAGGCGAGTGGTTTTATAGCTTTTGTTTTGATTTTTTTAATGTTTTTAAGCTCTTTTGATTTTTTTAAAAAACTTTCTAAAATAAGAAAATTAGGGTATTTGTGTTTATTATTTGCAAGTTATCATTATTTTTTATCCTCAAAAATACCTATGTTTTGGCAATACCTAGCTTTAAGTGTAGCGGTGATTTTATTTGTTTGTCGATACATTAAAAGTTTTTATCAAAAAAAGTTTTGA
- a CDS encoding M20 metallopeptidase family protein, translating into MQELVGILAKKYYPKIVELRHQIHMHPELEFEEENTAHLVCKILDEYKISYERNIAKTGILASIKGKDGGKCVLLRADMDALAVQEKTGLSYASKIEGKMHACGHDGHTAALVGAGLILNELKDKFKGTIKLMFQPAEEGSGGAKPMIESGILENPKVDAVFGCHLWGPLLENTAQIVSGEMMAGVDVFDLEFIGKGGHGAHPHTTIDPIVMAAKFISDIQCVVSRRLKPVDAGVITIGKISAGTTFNVIADSAFLKGTARFLSEENQKILQNSIENIAKAVAFEFGGDFKLDYKREYPPLINDESAAKIARKAFAKILGEENIIHTAKPDMGAEDFSFLTRERKGAYVFLGISKDLKNPTLHHSSTFCWDDKNLNVLMQGDAMMALEFLQN; encoded by the coding sequence ATGCAGGAACTTGTTGGAATTTTGGCAAAAAAGTATTATCCTAAAATCGTTGAATTAAGACATCAAATTCATATGCATCCCGAACTTGAATTTGAAGAGGAAAATACGGCTCATCTTGTATGTAAAATTTTAGATGAGTATAAAATTTCTTATGAAAGAAATATCGCAAAAACCGGAATTCTAGCAAGTATCAAAGGTAAAGATGGGGGCAAATGTGTGCTTTTAAGAGCAGATATGGATGCCTTAGCTGTGCAGGAAAAAACAGGATTGAGCTATGCTTCAAAAATTGAAGGCAAAATGCATGCTTGCGGACACGATGGACATACAGCAGCTCTTGTAGGTGCTGGACTCATCCTTAATGAACTTAAAGATAAATTTAAAGGCACGATTAAATTAATGTTTCAACCCGCAGAAGAGGGAAGTGGCGGAGCAAAACCTATGATAGAATCAGGAATTTTGGAAAATCCAAAAGTTGATGCGGTTTTCGGATGCCATCTTTGGGGTCCTTTGCTTGAAAATACAGCTCAAATTGTTAGTGGAGAAATGATGGCTGGCGTTGATGTGTTTGATTTGGAATTCATCGGTAAAGGCGGACACGGAGCACATCCGCATACAACAATTGATCCTATTGTCATGGCTGCAAAATTCATCAGTGATATACAATGTGTGGTCTCAAGACGCTTAAAACCTGTGGATGCAGGAGTGATTACCATAGGAAAAATAAGTGCTGGAACAACTTTTAATGTGATTGCTGATAGTGCTTTTTTAAAGGGGACAGCACGTTTTTTAAGCGAAGAAAATCAAAAAATTTTGCAAAATAGTATAGAAAATATCGCAAAAGCAGTTGCTTTTGAATTTGGCGGGGATTTTAAACTTGATTATAAAAGAGAGTATCCTCCGCTAATCAATGATGAATCGGCTGCGAAAATTGCAAGAAAGGCTTTTGCTAAAATTTTGGGCGAGGAAAATATTATCCATACTGCAAAGCCCGATATGGGAGCTGAAGATTTTTCTTTTTTAACAAGAGAAAGAAAAGGAGCCTATGTCTTTTTAGGCATTTCAAAGGATCTTAAAAACCCGACCCTACATCATAGCTCTACTTTTTGCTGGGATGATAAAAATTTAAACGTTTTAATGCAAGGTGATGCAATGATGGCTTTAGAATTTTTGCAAAATTAA
- the ruvB gene encoding Holliday junction branch migration DNA helicase RuvB, giving the protein MDRIVEIEKFSLDESYENSLRPSNFDSYIGQEKIKKNLNIFISAAKKRAECLDHILFSGPAGLGKTTLANIIACEMGTNIKTTAAPMIEKSGDLAAILTNLNEKDVLFIDEIHRLSPAIEEVLYPAMEDFRLDIIIGSGPAAQTIKIDLPQFTLIGATTRAGMLSNPLRDRFGMQFRLEFYKDSELALIIQKAAVKLHKNCDEKAALEIAKRSRSTPRIALRLLKRVRDFAEVNDENIISEKRAIEALNSLGVNELGFDAMDLKYLELLTASKQRPIGLASIAAALSEDENTVEEVIEPYLLANGYIKRTAKGRIASEKSYRILNLNYERTLFDE; this is encoded by the coding sequence ATGGATAGAATTGTAGAAATAGAAAAATTTTCCCTTGATGAAAGTTATGAAAATTCTTTGCGTCCTTCGAATTTTGATTCTTATATAGGACAAGAAAAGATTAAAAAAAATCTTAATATTTTTATCAGTGCCGCTAAAAAAAGAGCAGAATGCTTAGACCATATCCTTTTTAGCGGACCTGCTGGACTTGGAAAAACAACTTTAGCAAATATCATTGCTTGTGAAATGGGAACAAATATCAAAACAACAGCGGCTCCTATGATAGAAAAAAGCGGGGATTTAGCAGCAATTTTAACAAATCTTAATGAAAAAGATGTGCTTTTCATTGATGAAATTCATCGTCTTTCTCCGGCGATTGAAGAGGTGCTTTACCCTGCAATGGAGGATTTTAGACTCGATATTATCATAGGAAGCGGACCTGCTGCACAAACGATAAAGATTGATTTGCCACAATTTACCCTTATCGGTGCAACAACAAGGGCTGGAATGCTTAGCAATCCTTTGCGAGACCGCTTTGGGATGCAATTTCGTTTGGAATTTTACAAGGATAGCGAACTCGCTCTTATCATTCAAAAGGCTGCTGTAAAATTGCATAAAAATTGCGATGAAAAAGCTGCTTTAGAAATCGCTAAAAGGTCACGTTCCACACCGCGTATTGCCTTAAGGCTTTTAAAAAGAGTGAGGGATTTTGCTGAAGTGAATGATGAAAACATCATAAGCGAGAAAAGAGCTATAGAAGCTTTAAATTCTTTAGGGGTCAATGAGCTTGGTTTTGATGCAATGGATTTAAAATACTTAGAGCTTTTAACAGCTTCTAAACAAAGACCTATAGGACTTGCAAGCATTGCCGCAGCTTTAAGCGAAGATGAAAACACGGTCGAGGAGGTCATAGAGCCTTATTTGCTTGCAAATGGCTATATTAAACGCACTGCTAAAGGGCGCATTGCGAGTGAAAAGAGCTACCGCATTTTGAATTTAAACTATGAAAGAACTTTATTTGATGAATGA
- a CDS encoding HsdM family class I SAM-dependent methyltransferase, whose product MSKKKIYEFDIVLEFTHKLGLPNKTDGSLFIYKSTSKGQSTKPDGYYFYEGITFILDAKSPHAKFSGQIFDYMKLESNENFIGFEYNQKELHCYVNGKLQEDELILHDKEYYRAKYFPKKINNETIVNKSAKKLANLFRNARVDKQMNVPFIGAVILCMKFNVDLDLSSTQTILNSIKIGINTILDDNKINIVKKQKKEFILRMLGDSTLKRAKDEDCYKIIQEISTIYNFINISADDYKGHDIMNNFLKVFRRWNSANSNEKGEVFTPDHIANLMYQLAHCSKNNTILDPTCGSGTFLTNAMAHMFNEIGEFEDLHEAQKNIKEGHLIGIESNEFNVTLAGINMMLHGDGSSCLYYDNCFSILPKFKNMYDRVLMNPPFSQSDAELKFVYETLKYMKEGGYLASILPKSCVKGSIATNIEYLEKIFAIAHLEAVVSLPRDLFYPVGADTCIIILHKDKDKKGGDTLLINGLDDGFCVTNESRIDVNNRWEEIHKSLLDTFLNHHFDEFRAIKKSNLSPYNELLFEAYSSHRPVDISQEVFARYIRENIAAKILCNMPLCAKQLCTKNISPNTYKRFLISDLIEKIEKGKEKSIDRKLENKYDLSGIPLIVAKKDNNGIGGMKAHPKHTYSDKICIISGGDGGGGKTYYCDFEFCATGFVMICDFKEELKSKLDKYAKYYIAIIISERLYKTIGHGRTISEVPCEIDIKLPIDSTGEMDFAFMSNSIKGLKFAEFL is encoded by the coding sequence ATGAGCAAAAAGAAAATTTATGAATTTGATATTGTTTTAGAATTCACGCATAAACTTGGATTGCCTAATAAGACTGATGGCTCTTTGTTTATTTATAAAAGCACAAGCAAAGGACAATCCACAAAACCCGATGGTTACTACTTCTATGAGGGAATCACTTTCATTTTAGATGCCAAGAGTCCCCATGCAAAATTTAGCGGTCAAATCTTTGATTATATGAAACTTGAGAGCAATGAAAATTTCATAGGCTTTGAATACAATCAAAAAGAATTGCACTGCTATGTCAATGGAAAGTTGCAAGAAGATGAGTTGATTTTGCACGATAAGGAATATTATAGAGCAAAATATTTTCCAAAGAAAATTAATAACGAAACAATTGTAAATAAGAGTGCTAAAAAATTAGCGAATCTGTTTAGAAATGCACGTGTGGATAAACAAATGAATGTCCCTTTTATCGGTGCTGTTATTTTGTGTATGAAATTTAATGTGGATCTTGATTTAAGCTCCACACAGACCATTTTAAATTCCATTAAAATCGGCATTAATACGATTTTAGATGATAATAAAATCAATATTGTCAAAAAACAAAAGAAAGAATTTATCTTAAGAATGCTTGGTGATTCTACGCTTAAGAGAGCAAAAGATGAGGATTGTTATAAAATTATACAAGAAATCTCTACAATTTATAATTTTATCAATATTTCTGCTGATGATTATAAGGGACATGACATTATGAATAATTTTTTAAAAGTTTTTAGGAGGTGGAATTCTGCAAATTCTAACGAAAAGGGTGAGGTTTTCACGCCTGATCATATCGCAAATTTAATGTATCAATTAGCCCATTGCTCTAAAAACAATACGATACTAGATCCCACTTGTGGAAGTGGCACTTTCCTCACAAATGCTATGGCTCACATGTTTAATGAGATAGGAGAATTTGAGGATTTGCACGAGGCACAAAAGAACATCAAAGAGGGACATTTGATAGGGATAGAATCTAATGAATTTAATGTAACCTTAGCGGGAATCAATATGATGTTGCATGGCGATGGCTCTTCGTGTCTGTATTATGATAATTGCTTCAGTATCCTACCAAAATTTAAAAATATGTATGATCGAGTGCTTATGAATCCTCCCTTTTCTCAAAGCGATGCGGAATTAAAGTTTGTCTATGAAACGCTCAAATACATGAAAGAAGGGGGTTATCTTGCAAGCATTTTGCCTAAATCTTGTGTGAAAGGAAGCATTGCCACAAACATAGAATATCTAGAGAAAATCTTTGCAATTGCACATTTAGAGGCGGTTGTCTCTCTGCCAAGAGATTTGTTTTATCCTGTGGGAGCAGATACTTGTATTATTATATTACATAAAGATAAAGACAAAAAGGGTGGTGATACATTGCTCATAAATGGACTTGATGATGGCTTTTGCGTGACAAATGAGAGCAGAATTGATGTCAATAATCGCTGGGAAGAGATTCACAAATCCCTGCTTGATACCTTTTTGAATCATCATTTTGATGAATTTAGAGCGATTAAAAAATCAAATCTATCCCCCTATAATGAATTGCTGTTTGAAGCCTACAGCTCTCACAGACCTGTGGATATTTCCCAAGAGGTCTTTGCAAGATACATTAGGGAAAATATTGCCGCTAAGATTCTTTGTAACATGCCCCTTTGTGCAAAACAGCTTTGTACAAAAAATATCAGCCCCAACACATACAAAAGATTTTTAATCAGCGATTTGATAGAAAAAATAGAAAAGGGCAAGGAAAAGTCAATTGACAGAAAGCTAGAAAACAAATACGATCTAAGTGGAATCCCCTTAATAGTGGCAAAAAAGGACAACAATGGAATCGGGGGAATGAAAGCACATCCAAAGCACACTTATAGCGATAAAATCTGTATCATTAGTGGTGGTGATGGGGGCGGGGGCAAGACTTATTATTGCGATTTTGAATTTTGTGCGACAGGTTTTGTAATGATTTGTGATTTCAAAGAGGAATTAAAATCAAAATTAGACAAATATGCAAAATATTATATCGCAATCATTATATCTGAAAGACTCTATAAAACCATAGGACATGGCAGAACCATTTCAGAAGTGCCTTGCGAGATAGACATAAAATTGCCGATAGATTCAACGGGGGAAATGGACTTTGCCTTTATGTCAAATTCCATCAAAGGGCTTAAATTCGCGGAATTTTTATAA
- a CDS encoding DUF1924 domain-containing protein has protein sequence MKKISIFLALTLISLSANEFNPAMQEYINSLKDEAKTIDKSFVDFDAKRGEKIFSTKSNGKNGELISCQSCHNENLTQSGFNIFSDKTIEALAPSVNPKRLSDVKEVKKWLKRNFKDVYLREGNALEKGDVLYYIISQ, from the coding sequence ATGAAAAAAATTTCAATATTTTTAGCCCTAACTCTTATAAGTTTATCGGCTAATGAATTTAACCCTGCTATGCAAGAATACATTAATTCTTTAAAAGATGAAGCAAAGACGATAGACAAAAGCTTTGTAGATTTTGACGCTAAAAGAGGAGAAAAAATTTTTAGCACAAAAAGTAATGGCAAAAATGGTGAGCTTATTTCCTGTCAAAGCTGTCATAATGAAAATTTGACTCAATCTGGCTTTAATATTTTTAGCGATAAAACCATAGAAGCCCTCGCTCCAAGCGTCAATCCTAAAAGACTTAGTGATGTTAAAGAAGTGAAAAAATGGCTCAAACGCAATTTTAAAGATGTGTATCTACGCGAAGGAAATGCTTTAGAAAAAGGCGATGTTTTATATTATATCATCAGTCAATAA
- a CDS encoding diheme cytochrome c, translated as MKKIVLFLSCILALNLSARDFRGNRKDFEPANNELYKKECTSCHFSYSPAMLPANSWNYMMDNLSNHYGTDASLDEESVKSLKEYLQAHSSENSNSKRSRKITASLEPNVLYTSITQIPYLQKKHRKIEKNLIIQKEVKSLARCAACHKDADKGIFDDKTVNIPNYGPWNNKK; from the coding sequence ATGAAGAAAATTGTTTTATTTTTAAGCTGTATTTTAGCTCTAAATCTTAGTGCAAGAGATTTTAGGGGAAATAGAAAAGACTTTGAGCCTGCAAACAATGAACTTTACAAAAAAGAATGCACAAGTTGTCATTTTAGCTACTCTCCTGCAATGCTGCCTGCTAATTCTTGGAATTATATGATGGATAATTTATCGAATCATTATGGCACAGATGCGAGTTTAGATGAAGAAAGTGTTAAAAGCCTTAAAGAATACTTACAAGCTCATTCAAGTGAGAATTCTAATTCTAAAAGAAGTCGTAAAATCACTGCTTCTTTAGAACCTAATGTGCTTTATACTTCAATCACTCAAATTCCTTATCTTCAAAAAAAACATAGGAAAATTGAAAAGAATTTGATTATACAAAAAGAAGTAAAAAGCTTAGCAAGATGTGCAGCCTGTCATAAAGATGCGGATAAAGGAATTTTTGATGATAAAACCGTAAATATCCCAAATTATGGACCTTGGAACAATAAAAAATGA
- a CDS encoding cytochrome b/b6 domain-containing protein: protein MTKSYIYTLVNRLGHLYLIALFTLAYIFANFYFLFSWHNFLGVLFLIGICFRIFWGFFGTKYSRFKDFEYRGILAYFLFYFKERKNFVSHNPASSFAIILMLFLGILVSLSGILAYGSEQGGGIFANLYFHYSLFDFKTLHKFSVNCLLAVILVHILGALLDKFYHKNDTLNSIISGYKITKYKQEVHLNALQKCICVIYLFLLSLLIWYLFYPKNILLGFKFEPSAFYEKNAFELYKKECGSCHFEYPPFLLNLSSWEELMKNLENHYGTDASLDEEDFEQILTFLKQNNAENFDTKFKKSLKETLNEISNSKQKNSNTISITQCDFYKKAHQNLDPQLFQKKSIKKENCISCHKDAASGIFQRENLSIKP from the coding sequence ATGACAAAAAGTTATATCTACACTTTGGTTAATCGTTTAGGGCATCTTTATTTGATTGCCCTTTTTACATTAGCTTATATTTTTGCAAATTTTTATTTTCTGTTTTCTTGGCATAATTTTTTAGGAGTGCTTTTTTTAATCGGAATTTGTTTTCGTATCTTTTGGGGCTTTTTTGGCACGAAATATTCTCGTTTTAAAGACTTTGAATATAGAGGAATTTTAGCCTATTTTCTTTTTTATTTTAAAGAAAGGAAAAATTTTGTTTCCCACAACCCTGCTTCTTCTTTTGCAATCATCTTAATGCTTTTCTTAGGCATTTTGGTCAGTTTGAGTGGAATTTTAGCTTATGGAAGCGAACAAGGGGGCGGAATTTTTGCAAATTTATATTTTCATTATAGTTTATTTGATTTTAAAACTTTGCACAAATTTAGTGTAAATTGCCTTTTAGCTGTTATTTTGGTGCATATTTTAGGAGCTTTACTCGATAAATTTTATCATAAAAATGACACTTTAAATTCTATAATTAGTGGATATAAAATCACAAAATACAAGCAAGAAGTGCATTTGAATGCTTTGCAAAAATGCATTTGTGTGATTTATTTGTTTTTGCTTTCATTGTTAATTTGGTATTTATTTTATCCAAAAAATATTTTACTTGGTTTTAAATTTGAACCCAGTGCTTTTTACGAAAAAAATGCTTTTGAACTTTATAAAAAAGAATGCGGAAGCTGTCATTTTGAGTATCCACCCTTTTTACTTAATCTTAGCTCTTGGGAAGAGCTTATGAAAAATTTAGAAAATCATTACGGCACAGACGCGAGTTTAGATGAAGAAGATTTTGAACAAATTTTAACTTTTTTAAAACAAAATAATGCAGAAAATTTTGATACAAAATTTAAAAAAAGCCTTAAAGAAACCCTTAATGAAATTTCAAATTCAAAACAAAAAAATTCTAATACAATCTCTATCACGCAATGCGATTTTTACAAAAAAGCACATCAAAATTTGGATCCTCAACTTTTTCAAAAGAAATCCATTAAAAAGGAAAATTGTATATCCTGTCATAAAGACGCAGCAAGTGGAATTTTCCAAAGAGAAAACCTATCAATCAAGCCATAA